CTGGGCGAGATGAGTCCGGGCCAACTGCGGGAAACAACCATGCACCGCGATACGCGCAGACTGGTGCAGCTGACTATCGACGAAAAAGAAAGTACAGACCAGCTAATGGATATGCTGCTGGCCAAGAAGCGTTCGGCAGATCGCCGTACCTGGCTTGAGACAAAAGGCAACCTGGCGGAGGTCTGAGGAATACCGGCATGCAGAATCAACTTAATCTTGAAGGTGTCGAAAAGCAGGCGCTGAAGGACTACACCGAAAAGGCGTACCTCAATTATTCGATGTACGTCATCCTGGATCGCGCGCTGCCACAAATTGGCGACGGACTGAAGCCGGTGCAGCGGCGCATCATATACGCAATGAGCGAACTCGGTTTGTCCGCTGGCTCGAAGCCGAAAAAATCGGCACGTACCGTCGGCGACGTGATTGGCAAGTTCCATCCGCACGGTGACTCCGCCTGCTACGAAGCGATGGTGCTCATGGCGCAGGAGTTTTCGTACCGCTATTCCATTATCGATGGTCAGGGTAACTGGGGTTCGACGGATGACCCCAAGTCATTCGCCGCAATGCGTTATACCGAATCGCGTTTGAAGCCCTACGCCAAGAGTTTGTTGGCTGAGCTTGCGCACGGCACAGTCGACTGGGTTCCGAATTTCGACGGCACGATGGATGAACCCGTCGTTTTGCCGGCTCGTTTGCCCAATCTGTTACTTAACGGCACTACCGGTATCGCTGTTGGGTTGTCGACGGATGTTCCGCCGCACAATCTTCGCGAGGTGGTCAGCGCCTGCGTGCACCTGATCGATAAGCCCAAAGCGACGGTTGCAGACTTGATGAAACACATCAAGGGCCCGGATTTCCCGACAGGCGGCGAACTGGTTTCTCCACACGATGATATTCGCGCCATCTACGAAACTGGCAACGGTACTTTGCGCTTGCGGGCTACCTACAAAGTTGAAGATGGCGACATCGTCATTACAGCATTGCCCTACCAGATCGCCGGCTCGAAGGTGCTGGAACAGATTGCCGCACAAATGCGCAACAAGAAACTGCCATTGGTTGAAGATCTGCGTGACGAGTCAGATCACGAAGACCCGATTCGTTTGGTCATTACACCGAAATCCAGAAAGGTTGATGTTGAAGAACTGATGTCTCATTTGTTCGCAACGACATCTCTCGAACGCACTGTTCGCGCCAACATGAATATCGTTGCGCTTGATGGCCGACCGCGCGCATTCAATTTGCACGGTTTATTGACTGAATGGCTGGCTTTTCGGCGTGACACTGTCACACGCCGCCTGAATCACCGTTTGCAGATCGTTGAAGATCGTCTGCACATACTTGATGGCTTGCTGACGGCCTACCTCAATATCGATGAAGTTATCGCGATCATTCGCCAGGAAGACAAGCCCAAGCCTGTGCTGATGGAGCGTTTCGGGTTATCCGAGATTCAGGCTGAAGCAATACTGAATCTGCGACTTCGTAACTTGGCCAAGCTTGAGGAAATGAAGATCCGTGGCGAACAGGATGAGCTCAGCGCCGAACGCAAGAAAATTGAAATGATTCTGAACAGTCCGGCACGGCTGAAGACTCTGATCAAGAATGAGTTGCTGGAAGATGCTGAGGCTTACGGTGATGCACGCCGCACCGTAATCGTCGAACGCGACACAGCCAAAGCTCTGGACGAAACTCAGTTGGTGGCAAGCGAGCCAGTAACAATCGTGTTGTCACAACGTGGCTGGGCACGCGCCGCCAAAGGTCACGAAGTGGATCCGTTTGCGCTGAGCTACAAATCCGGCGATGGTTTTCTTGCTGCGGCGCGCGGACGCAGCAATCAGTTGGCGATGTTTATCGACAGCAGTGGCCGGGTTTACAGTGCCAGTGCCCATACCTTGCCGTCAGCGCGCGGCCAGGGCGAGCCTTTGTCCGGGCGGTTCAACCCGCCGGACGGCGCTGGTTTCTGTGGCACTTTGATCGGCGAACCGAACGACAGGTGGGTACTGGCGAGCGATGCCGGGTACGGTTTTATAGCCAAACTGGATGACCTGGTGTCGCGCAACAAGGCTGGCAAGGCGGTATTGCGCGTGCCCTCCGGCGGGCGTGCTGTGGTTCCGGCCCCGGTGCCCGCGGATGCTGAATGCCTGATTGCTGCCGTCAGTTCTATCGGCCGCTTGTTGATCTTCGAGATGGACGACTTGCCGGAACTTGCGAAAGGCAAAGGCAACAAGTTGTTGAATATCCCGTCTAAAAAGTATCAGGCGGGTGAGGAACAGTTGGTGTCCGTTGCTGTTATTCCGGAAGAGGGCAATCTGCAGGTGCATACAGCCGCACGGACGATGACGCTGAAGTGGAATGACCTGGATGATTACTACGGCGAACGAGCCTTGCGAGGCAGTATGCTCCCGCAAGGCTGGCGCAAAGTAGAGAGATTGTCAGCCGATCAATAACCGCCGCTGGTTTCAGCCTGCGTTGCTCTTTCGATTGTGCACGGCCGTGTCCATATCCATGTCGATCTCCAGATCGAACTCGTCGTCGCCACGTTCTGGCAACAAGGCCGTCATTGAGTCGTCCAGGCCGGCTTCCTGCGCTGTCTCCGGACTGTCGTTGTCAGCCGTGCGGCGCGCGGGCATTTCGGCCGTAATTTCGGCCGTTCCTTCGAGGTCTTCAGCCATGGACACCGAATTCGGGTCTTCATTGAATTCGCTCAGGCGTGCTTGCAGTTCACGTGCAGCTTGTTCGATCTCGTTGTTGAGTATCTGTGTCGCGGTCAACTCGTCCTCGTAATCCTGTTCCAGAATACGGTGATCGAACTCTGTGGTCAGGTCGAGCGGGCCCGGTTTGACCTGGGTCGAGTTCACTGGCTCGACCTGAATGGCCTGCAGGTCCCGGGTTGTAGCTGAGGATTCAAACTTCTGTTTGGATACATCGACAACCATCGACATGTCGTAGCCGGTTTCCGAATACTCCATCGTATCCGTGGCGCTATTTTGCTTCTCCATGACATCAGTGGGCAGTTCGTCGTTGTTGGACTCGCTTTCACCGACCGTCAGGTCCAGTTCAGTGCCGTAGTCACCGGAAGCGGCGAAGTTGTAATCCAGCGCAACGTCAATATCGTCACTGCTGTCAAATCCTTTGCCGTCGCCCAGGTCTGCATCCAGTTGGTAGTCAGCCGATCTCGGTGTGGCGTCGGTAAGGCCAAGTTCGTCGTAGGCCGATTCTTCACCACGATCGCTGCTACGCCGGTTCAGCAACGATTCGTTGATCTGTGTTTCTTCCATGTCCGGAACGTGACCGAAACGTTCCCGCAAACGGCGACCAAAGAGTAGCAGTCCAAGGAACATACCTACGCCGGCAACGCCCAGCCAGACCAGCCAGGATTGAGCGGAGTCGTCAGCAGTCGTTACAGCGACAGGGGCTGGTATGGGTTGACGCTGAACAATCCGGGTATCCGGGATGCTCACTGTTGGCGCAACATTTTCCCGGGTATCTGCCACCGTCGGCGCGACGTTGGTTTGTGTTTCACTCACGGTCACTGCCGAGTCCGCTACGGGTGGTGTTTCGGCAGCGGCCGGAGTTGCGGCCAATGCTGGTTGGGCGGCAGTCGGTGTGTTACTTGCTTCTGGCAAACGTGTGGTGGCAGCCGCTGGTGGTGTTGCCGTGCCTTCAAGCACGCCGCGATAGGCTCTCGCTGTAGTCGGCTGCGTTGCCGCTGCTTGTACAGCCGGTACGCTTGGTGTTGCCACGTCTACAACGGACGTGGGGATAAGCAAGGTACTGCCGGCAATCAGGCGGTCGATATTGTTGTCCAGAAACGCTTCAGGGTTCGCCGCGTATATGGCGTCCACGGAGTCCCAAAGCCGAAGCTTGCGATTCTCGATGCGCGCCACGATACCCGACAGGGTGTCGCCGGGCTGCACGTTGTAGCGGTCGCCAGCAACGACGGCTGGTGCGCTGGTTCGTCTGGTCGCCGGTGCCGCCAGGCTTCGACGGGTCGCCGTCGC
The DNA window shown above is from Woeseia oceani and carries:
- the parC gene encoding DNA topoisomerase IV subunit A, translating into MQNQLNLEGVEKQALKDYTEKAYLNYSMYVILDRALPQIGDGLKPVQRRIIYAMSELGLSAGSKPKKSARTVGDVIGKFHPHGDSACYEAMVLMAQEFSYRYSIIDGQGNWGSTDDPKSFAAMRYTESRLKPYAKSLLAELAHGTVDWVPNFDGTMDEPVVLPARLPNLLLNGTTGIAVGLSTDVPPHNLREVVSACVHLIDKPKATVADLMKHIKGPDFPTGGELVSPHDDIRAIYETGNGTLRLRATYKVEDGDIVITALPYQIAGSKVLEQIAAQMRNKKLPLVEDLRDESDHEDPIRLVITPKSRKVDVEELMSHLFATTSLERTVRANMNIVALDGRPRAFNLHGLLTEWLAFRRDTVTRRLNHRLQIVEDRLHILDGLLTAYLNIDEVIAIIRQEDKPKPVLMERFGLSEIQAEAILNLRLRNLAKLEEMKIRGEQDELSAERKKIEMILNSPARLKTLIKNELLEDAEAYGDARRTVIVERDTAKALDETQLVASEPVTIVLSQRGWARAAKGHEVDPFALSYKSGDGFLAAARGRSNQLAMFIDSSGRVYSASAHTLPSARGQGEPLSGRFNPPDGAGFCGTLIGEPNDRWVLASDAGYGFIAKLDDLVSRNKAGKAVLRVPSGGRAVVPAPVPADAECLIAAVSSIGRLLIFEMDDLPELAKGKGNKLLNIPSKKYQAGEEQLVSVAVIPEEGNLQVHTAARTMTLKWNDLDDYYGERALRGSMLPQGWRKVERLSADQ
- a CDS encoding type IV pilus assembly protein FimV, which produces MKKAQSQTSKSAAKAKRFPARSAVVSTFTASSICALLASPGMAVELGEIQLESALGQPLRASIAYALAPNERINEQCVYLRSGVPMAGVPEITRAIVSLNGQRILLRGNTALREPMMSLQLAIDCPYTARLSREYVLLLNPPSTVEQSSADARPIASNPAGSSPAPAIRPATATRRSLAAPATRRTSAPAVVAGDRYNVQPGDTLSGIVARIENRKLRLWDSVDAIYAANPEAFLDNNIDRLIAGSTLLIPTSVVDVATPSVPAVQAAATQPTTARAYRGVLEGTATPPAAATTRLPEASNTPTAAQPALAATPAAAETPPVADSAVTVSETQTNVAPTVADTRENVAPTVSIPDTRIVQRQPIPAPVAVTTADDSAQSWLVWLGVAGVGMFLGLLLFGRRLRERFGHVPDMEETQINESLLNRRSSDRGEESAYDELGLTDATPRSADYQLDADLGDGKGFDSSDDIDVALDYNFAASGDYGTELDLTVGESESNNDELPTDVMEKQNSATDTMEYSETGYDMSMVVDVSKQKFESSATTRDLQAIQVEPVNSTQVKPGPLDLTTEFDHRILEQDYEDELTATQILNNEIEQAARELQARLSEFNEDPNSVSMAEDLEGTAEITAEMPARRTADNDSPETAQEAGLDDSMTALLPERGDDEFDLEIDMDMDTAVHNRKSNAG